The Gigantopelta aegis isolate Gae_Host chromosome 9, Gae_host_genome, whole genome shotgun sequence genomic sequence GTTTTATGGTGTGATAATTTTGTTATGTACCGCTTATCTTCCATTTCAGCGATCATCTGTCAAAAGCTGGCTGTACCAGACAAACGATACTACAACCAGTGGACTCAGTCTGGCTGGGTTATAATGCCTTGTGCTCCATTTACAGCGTTCAATCCCAACACCTGTGGCTGTTCTGAGAGAATAATCAGTCAAGCACCAGGTATGTATATCATGACCATTTTAGAAATgaggaataaataatgatgatggtgatgctgCTGATAaagaggatgatgatgatggtgatgatagtgTTAATGACGACCATGATGACCATGATAATGACCCtgatgaaaatgatgatgaaACTCATAACAACTCTAATCCAGGCAAATCTACATAAGTGCAATGTTGAAATGTGAGGCTGAAATTGTGACTATTTCACAGGGATGATTATAGGTTTCTTCATTGTTCATTTGATTTAGTATGATTTTCTACATATTATTATGTCTACAACAGTAGTCTATGTCCTACAGTTTACTAAAGTAATACAGAGACCTTATACAAACTAATTGTTAATCCAGGAGATACATTTCATTCAAATTAGACAGGAAAATATAGTAGTATTAAAGTTTAAACGATGATGTATATTTCTAAATGCATATTTTAGCCTTTCTGTCAAATGGAACTTTACCCTATTCAAAACTGACTGTATTATTTATGTCgaatattaaatatcaatgatTTGTTTTTCAGCTTGTGTGCCCGAAGTATATTTACCTTTCGACAGGTCAACAGACGACCAATCAGACAGAAAGGTGCATGTGGAAAACAACGGAGTCAAGGTATCCAATGGGGTTGCTTATTTCGACGGCAAAGGAAGTTTGAAGATTAACAGATTCTCCAATGGCTGGTACGGTAGCactgtcatcatcactatcaGATACAAAGTGATTGACAACTCGTGTCGCCGCGTCCTTATCTGTAACGGAGACTGTGATGAGCATCCAACTCTTTTCATTGGCTCGAACCCTGATGGGGTGGAGTTTTATGCAAAAACAGAGGACAACATTATGCCAGTGAACTTCACCATTGCTTCCTCTGTAAGTACAAGCAGGCTTTAGTGGTCATGATACATgctataatttaatacataatttCAGATCATGTAACACCTTGTGATTATGTATTCAAAAATTACGTATATTTGATCTGTAAATGTAATTATCATTCTCAACACTGAATCCAATTCATATGTACTTGTCTGGAAAATGTTGTACTGGGCCTAGATTTAACATTGTCAGTATTGTCTGACCTTCATCGCTCCAGAATGCATATATTTATCCTTAATAGCCTAAACGCTAGgtgttatttatttgtgaaaattgaTGAGGACTAGGCCGTTTTCAGAAACACCAAATACCTGATCAGTTGCAACAAATAAGTGACCCCTAGTTCCTGATCTTTAAATAATATGAACCAGAAACAGTTCGTGTTATATCGTACTTCTGCACAAAGTACAGTCGATTAGGTGTTTTTGACAAGGTTTCATTGCTTGCGTGAGTCATAACATTAAATTTGCTGATAGTAATGTCCTGTTAAATGATATTTAAGAAGGTATAGCATGCTGTTCGGTTTTATATTACCATACTGTTAATTATGAACAACAACCAATTATTATCTTTAAACTCTTTTCAGAATCACGGTTATCAGACTGCTACCTATATTCTGGATGGAGGGAAACTGATGGGTCAAGTTGGATATGGCAGATACTACGAGCCAACTAAAGGTAATGTTGCGACTGTAGTTCATATTTATGTAAGtgttctgtgtttgtttcaataaggcgcgggacgtagcccagtggtaaaatgctcgcttgatgtgcgttcggtctaggatcgatccccatcggtgggcctatagGGACAGTTCTCGTTCTAAatagtgcaccactactggtatatcaaaagccgtgatatgtactgtcctgtctgtgggatggtgcatataaaagatccctttctactaattgaaaaatatagcgggtttccttctaagactatatgtcaaaattaccaagtgtttgacatccagtagtcgatgattaataaattaatgtgctctagtggtgtcgttaaacaaaacaaactttaagttttatttcAATAACCTTCCTTTTCAAAGTGAAAGACTATGAACCAAAATTATTGGTAATTACTGGACACTGAGTTGGAGCCGCTATAGCTGATAAGAGCCGCGGTTCCTGATCAGGGTTATTTCCCTTTCGCTTTGCATTGTATTTGTAGTCAGTTTAAATCCCCGATATTCGAGGAGTTACCACATTTGACGTCCACTATAATTATCGGAGTgttgataattgagaaacgttaTCTCCTTGTATCCATCTTGAATCAACGCTAACTTGAGAAGAGTTATCCCGCGTTCACTATAACATGTAACTGTCATCAGTCTGACAACAGAAACCGATCTTTATCACGTCGAGGTCACCATCCAGTGGCATAATAGGAATAAATACACGTTTACAAATTGAATGAGCAGTCAGTTtgatacacagtgaaacctctcaaaaccggaccctctgtaaccTGGAATTTCCCCCcgcaaaaaaccaacaacaaaaaaaacccaaaacaaaacaaaaaaaacaaaaaaaacaacaccggacatttttcacggtccttttaaaaaaattagtacagaacttaacctctctaaaccgaatACTTCTataaaaccggacgttttacttgatgccgagggtgtccggtttagaggggtttcactgtataccaAATGGGTCTTATTGTTATGTTACTCACATTAGAATTATCGTCACGTTGGAGACACCCGGAGAAGAGTTATGCCCCTTTTCACCATgcattgtaaatattaaatttaaatattaattaaaatgttttgtagtGGAGTTCATAAAGATACAATTTTTCTCTCTTCTCAGGTAACCTCCAAACCACGACCAAAGCTTTAACCATAGGAGGCTGTGGGACGTCTGAAAATTTCAAAGGCTACATTGACGAGGTAAATAAAtatctattgtttttttattaggtACTAAAGTTTAAATATGCATATACACCTATGTCGTAAATTGAAGTAATACATAACAGATGTTGAACGAGTTAAATGTATTCAGATTTGAACAATCAATTGACTGTTttgatagagatagagagagagagagagagagagagagagagagagagagagagagagagagagagagagagagagagagagagagagagagagagagagagagagagaaggatgGGTCTTACTGTGGATGGGTCAGTGATTAGAATGAGACTGTATCATGAGAAAATAAACTACATACAATTAGAGTAAAGAAGATGAAATGAGGCTAGTATGTTGAGCGATTGTTAAATATATGGTACCTAATAATAACTGTTTACTAACTtgctttaatgtatttatttttgttgttctaCAGATTGCCATATACCTCTGCAAGCCACCAACTGTCTATTAAGGAAATACCAATCCAAGAAATCCAGAAAAGTCTAGCTTCTTTCGCTGCATTCATTTCGCTTTAATCCAATTATGTGTACCTTTTTACTATTActtttattgatttgtttttgtgtgtgaagtgtaatatttaatttatttatttatgctcAAACTTAACATAGTTAAACATGAAATGAAACCtaactgtatttattatttattgtttatatcaatcatgattttttttatttaactacacgTTTAGTTTAGTCATTGTTATGCAAATATGACACCACCAGAATGGTAACCATGTAACATTGTattaactgggtttttttcacaacGAACATATTATTTTGACCCCCTTCTATTTAATACGACATAATCTGTATTATGTCATCaattaatgcaaattttaatatatgtatgttaaatGTATAAGATACTTTACTATACAGTGTGTTATgacactatatttaaataatgagACAACGGTATATGAGAAGCTGTGGTATGTCATACCCTGTCTATGAATAcacgcatataaaagatccctcgctgctttATCGGTAGGAGAAGATGTGGctgtagagggtttcctttcTGTTCATCTGTCTATCgatcaaatgtcaaaatatccatgtgagacacaaatagccatagttaaaAGTGTTCTATTATGACGAAAACAAATATTCGTTTGCAAATATACAGGACAATATTTGTTCgtgtaaacaatattattttttaagtattAATTATAGACGTTATtctcccctccccctttttATTTAGTATGACGCATTACATGTGCTCTATGAATACTAtcaatgtgtatgtatacagaATATAAAACCAAACCAGAACGCAAATCATGGTTCAGGTGactttatgtttaaaataaatttactatagtccgtccgtcccatcctacaaaaaaacaaattgtaaataatttcactttggtttgacataagaggaaaagtaaaagtgttttggaaatataaaaaatatactattttaacaatcagctcataaataaatagcttgtagtgAATTCCGCTGTATGataaaaggtgttccctgtgggacggactatagattaCACGCGCTCGGATCTGTGAACTGATAGGCGTATACTATTCCCGCCTATAATTATCCTGAATCTGTGTTGAACCGTTCTTAAAGGCAAACTTTAATCTTACAGTTACATGTTTCTTCTGGTCTTCAGTATAGGATCAAACTTTTAGGAGCCGTTtacaaatgtaaacattatcCA encodes the following:
- the LOC121382096 gene encoding protein PIF-like isoform X2 — translated: MKSFVALVLFVSLVHLDRKSVDALIPHSYGEPQAIGVCDNCLMTNGVGYVPHPDCSHYYQCYYDNNEQTSIRAVERKCSFGLFWNQKILSCDFPQNVPCSKDICFNTRPQPMVGNCRGFWDCKSGSPSAQCCPLGYSYNAQYCQCVPDMTCRDVCTSKDVGAIICQKLAVPDKRYYNQWTQSGWVIMPCAPFTAFNPNTCGCSERIISQAPACVPEVYLPFDRSTDDQSDRKVHVENNGVKVSNGVAYFDGKGSLKINRFSNGWYGSTVIITIRYKVIDNSCRRVLICNGDCDEHPTLFIGSNPDGVEFYAKTEDNIMPVNFTIASSNHGYQTATYILDGGKLMGQVGYGRYYEPTKGNLQTTTKALTIGGCGTSENFKGYIDEIAIYLCKPPTVY